A stretch of the Elephas maximus indicus isolate mEleMax1 chromosome 3, mEleMax1 primary haplotype, whole genome shotgun sequence genome encodes the following:
- the LOC126071516 gene encoding olfactory receptor 6K3-like gives MARSNQTTTVTEFLFSGFPQFEDGSLLFFIPLFFIYIFIVIGNLVVFFAVRMDTRLHNPMYNFISIFSFLEIWYTTATIPKMLSNLISKQRTISMTGCLLQMYFFHSLGNSEGILLTTMAIDRYVAICNPLHYPIIMTSRLCAQLSGGSCIFGFLVLLPEIAWISTLPFCGPNQIHQIFCDFEPVLHLACTDTSMILVEDVIHAIAIIFSVLIIALSYIRIIIVILGIPSAEGRQKAFSTCAAHLGVFLMFYGSVSLMYLRFSATFPPILDTTIALMFAVLAPFFNPIIYSLRNKDMKIAIKKLLWPHKVFNASVS, from the coding sequence ATGGCGAGAAGCAATCAAACTACTACAGTGACAGAGTTTCTCTTCTCTGGATTCCCTCAGTTTGAAGATGGTAGCCTCCTcttcttcattcctttgtttTTCATCTACATATTCATTGTCATCGGGAATCTCGTTGTGTTTTTTGCAGTTAGGATGGATACCCGTCTCCACAATCCCATGTACAATTTCAtcagtattttctcatttttagagATCTGGTATACCACAGCCACCATTCCCAAGATGCTCTCCAACCTCATCAGTAAGCAGAGGACTATCTCCATGACTGGCTGCCTCTTGCAGATGTACTTTTTTCATTCACTCGGAAACTCAGAAGGGATTTTGTTGACCACCATGGCTATAGATAGATATGttgccatctgtaaccctctccACTACCCGATCATCATGACCTCCCGGCTGTGTGCTCAGCTATCTGGTGGCTCCTGCATCTTTGGCTTTCTTGTGTTGCTCCCAGAGATCGCATGGATTTCCACACtgcccttctgtggccccaatcAAATCCATCAGATTTTCTGTGACTTTGAACCTGTGCTGCACTTGGCCTGTACAGACACTTCCATGATTCTGGTTGAGGATGTGATCCATGCTATTGCCATCATCTTCTCAGTACTGATCATTGCTCTGTCATATATCAGAATCATCATTGTGATCCTGGGGATTCCTTCTGCTGAGGGTCGGCAGAAGGCCTTTTCCACTTGTGCAGCCCATCTTGGTGTCTTCCTGATGTTCTATGGTAGTGTGTCACTCATGTACCTGCGTTTCTCTGCCACTTTTCCACCAATCTTGGACACAACCATTGCACTGATGTTTGCAGTCCTTGCTCCTTTCTTCAACCCCATCATTTATAGCTTGAGAAACAAGGACATGAAGATTGCAATTAAGAAGCTTCTCTGGCCTCACAAGGTGTTTAATGCATCTGTAAGTTAA
- the LOC126071517 gene encoding olfactory receptor 6K3-like — protein MDLENQTMVTKFYFSDFPQFENRGLLFFIPLLFIYVFIIVGNFMIFFAVRLHTHLHNPMYNFISVFSFLEIWYTTVTIPKMLSNLVSEQKTISFIGCLLQMYFFHSLGVTEGLVLTVMAIDRYVAICNPLRNAVIMTPQLCIQLSTGSCIFGFLMLLPEIVWISTLPFCGPNQIHQLFCDFEPVLHLACTDTSMILVEDVIHAISVLTSVSIITLSYLRIITVILKIPSGESCRRAFSTCAAHISVFLLFFGSVTLMYLHFSVTFPPLLDKATALMFAVLAPLFNPIIYSLRNKDMKDAIKKILCSQKMFNVSGS, from the coding sequence ATGGATCTAGAGAATCAGACCATGGTGACTAAGTTTTATTTCTCTGATTTCCCTCAGTTTGAGAACAGGGGCCTTTTATTCTTCATTCCTTTACTCTTTATTTATGTGTTCATCATTGTTGGAAATTTTATGATCTTCTTTGCTGTCAGGCTGCATACACATCTCCACAATCCCATGTACAATTTCATCAGTGTCTTCTCCTTCCTGGAGATTTGGTACACCACAGTGACCATCCCCAAGATGCTCTCCAACCTAGTCAGCGAGCAGAAGACCATCTCATTCATTGGCTGCCTTCTGCAgatgtatttcttccattcacttgggGTCACAGAAGGCCTCGTCTTGACAGTGATGGCCATTGATAGGTATGTTGCCATCTGCAACCCACTCCGCAATGCAGTCATTATGACCCCTCAGCTCTGCATCCAGCTCTCCACTGGCTCTTGCATCTTTGGCTTCCTTATGTTACTGCCAGAGATTGTGTGGATTTCCACCCTTCCCTTCTGTGGCCCCAACCAAATCCATCAACTCTTCTGTGACTTTGAACCTGTACTGCACTTGGCCTGTACAGACACGTCCATGATTCTGGTGGAGGATGTGATCCATGCTATTTCTGTCCTGACTTCTGTCTCCATCATCACTCTTTCCTATTTAAGGATAATCACTGTGATCCTGAAGATACCCTCAGGTGAGAGCTGTCGGAGGGCATTCTCCACTTGCGCAGCACATATTagtgttttcttgttgttttttggCAGTGTAACCCTCATGTACCTGCACTTCTCTGTCACTTTCCCCCCACTACTGGACAAGGCCACAGCACTTATGTTTGCTGTCCTTGCCCCACTTTTCAACCCTATAATCTACAGTCTGAGGAACAAAGATATGAAAGATGCCATCAAGAAAATCCTCTGTTCtcaaaagatgttcaatgtctcTGGGAGTTAA